A window of Rubidibacter lacunae KORDI 51-2 contains these coding sequences:
- the ppk1 gene encoding polyphosphate kinase 1, which produces MSESTTATPPVRLDSPDGYFNRELSWLEFNYRVLAEALDERTPLLERLKFTAIFCSNLDEFFMVRVAGLKKQVEAGVSKLTPDGRSPMQQLADISARLHPLMQEHSLNFEQALRLKLTDVGAYIIKYVDLNQEQRAYYQNFFEAQVFPVLTPLAVYDPGHPFPYISNLSLNLIVVLREPQRDKELFARIKVPKSKSLPRFVPLPEHLRPHRDGKPAVWAGVPLEQIVAHNLDALFAGMTIQECYAFRITRNADIAVEEDEADDLLLAIEQELRKRRIGGSVVRMEIEAIAPPAIRAMLMEQMQLCDRDVYDIDGMLGLGDVMALRNLPLPELKDPEWVTTVPQRLQRFHSAQADDDPSTPDEFFAEIRKGDILVHHPYHSFAATVQQFIDHAARDPQVLGLKMTMYRTSGDSPIANTLIAAAEAGKEVAVLVELKARFDEANNIVWARRLESSGVHVAYGVVGLKTHTKIALVVRREGELIRRYVHIGTGNYNPKTARLYTDLGLLSCRENLGSDLTDLFNFLTAYSHQRAYRKLLVAPVSLRSRMVEMIQRERDLARAGGSGRIVAKMNSLVDPEIIANLYEASQAGVKVDAIVRGICCLRPGVAGVSDNIRVISIIGRYLEHSRIFYFHNGGDEEIYIGSADWMQRNLDRRVEAVTPVEDETSFRALQEVLGVMLSDNRQAWELQSDGSYIQRRPADGEAERSTHRILTENALKAAVEETD; this is translated from the coding sequence ATGTCGGAGTCAACTACTGCTACCCCGCCCGTTCGCCTCGATAGTCCGGATGGCTATTTCAACCGCGAGCTCAGCTGGCTCGAATTTAATTATCGCGTGCTGGCTGAAGCTCTCGACGAGCGCACGCCACTCCTAGAGCGTTTAAAATTCACTGCTATTTTTTGCTCCAACCTCGACGAATTCTTTATGGTGCGAGTGGCCGGACTCAAGAAACAGGTTGAGGCCGGCGTATCCAAGCTGACGCCCGACGGTCGCTCGCCTATGCAGCAACTGGCCGATATCAGCGCGCGCTTGCACCCCTTGATGCAAGAGCACAGTCTCAATTTCGAGCAAGCGCTGCGCTTGAAACTAACCGATGTCGGTGCTTACATCATCAAGTACGTCGATCTCAACCAAGAACAACGTGCCTACTACCAAAACTTCTTCGAAGCGCAGGTCTTTCCCGTCCTGACGCCGCTAGCCGTTTACGATCCCGGCCACCCGTTCCCTTACATTTCCAACCTCAGTCTCAACTTGATCGTTGTGCTGCGAGAGCCGCAGCGGGATAAAGAGCTGTTCGCGCGCATCAAAGTTCCCAAGTCAAAGTCTCTACCTCGCTTCGTGCCGCTACCCGAGCACCTGCGACCGCATCGCGACGGCAAGCCGGCTGTCTGGGCAGGCGTGCCTCTCGAGCAAATCGTGGCACACAACCTCGACGCGCTGTTTGCTGGCATGACCATCCAGGAATGTTATGCCTTTCGGATTACTCGCAATGCCGATATCGCCGTTGAGGAAGACGAAGCAGATGACTTGCTACTAGCGATCGAACAGGAATTGCGCAAGCGGCGAATTGGTGGGTCGGTCGTCCGGATGGAAATCGAGGCGATCGCGCCGCCGGCTATCCGGGCGATGTTGATGGAGCAAATGCAATTGTGCGATCGCGATGTATACGACATCGACGGCATGCTCGGGCTCGGCGACGTCATGGCATTGCGCAATTTGCCCTTGCCAGAGCTGAAGGACCCAGAGTGGGTCACTACGGTCCCACAGCGTTTACAGCGTTTTCACAGCGCTCAGGCGGATGACGACCCATCCACCCCCGACGAGTTCTTTGCCGAAATCCGTAAAGGCGATATCCTCGTCCATCACCCCTATCATTCATTTGCAGCAACGGTCCAGCAGTTCATCGACCATGCCGCCCGCGACCCACAGGTGCTGGGCTTGAAGATGACGATGTATCGCACGTCGGGCGACTCGCCGATCGCCAATACACTCATTGCGGCGGCCGAAGCAGGTAAGGAAGTGGCCGTACTAGTGGAGTTGAAGGCGCGCTTTGACGAAGCAAACAACATTGTGTGGGCGCGGCGGCTAGAGTCGTCAGGGGTGCACGTGGCCTATGGTGTGGTGGGTCTGAAGACGCATACGAAGATCGCGCTGGTGGTGCGCCGAGAAGGCGAGCTCATCCGCCGCTATGTCCACATCGGCACGGGCAACTACAATCCGAAAACCGCTCGTCTGTACACGGACTTGGGCTTACTGAGCTGCCGCGAAAACCTCGGATCCGATCTCACGGATCTGTTTAATTTCCTGACGGCATACTCCCACCAGCGCGCCTATCGCAAGCTTTTGGTCGCGCCGGTCAGCCTCCGCAGCCGCATGGTGGAGATGATCCAACGCGAACGCGATCTCGCCCGTGCGGGCGGGTCGGGTCGCATCGTGGCAAAGATGAACTCGCTGGTCGATCCGGAAATTATCGCCAACCTATACGAGGCATCCCAAGCCGGCGTAAAGGTGGACGCGATCGTCCGCGGCATTTGCTGTTTGCGACCGGGCGTGGCGGGCGTGAGCGACAACATCCGCGTCATCAGCATCATCGGCCGCTACTTAGAGCATTCGCGGATTTTCTATTTCCACAATGGCGGTGACGAAGAAATTTATATCGGCAGCGCGGATTGGATGCAACGCAATCTCGATCGCCGCGTGGAGGCGGTGACGCCTGTGGAGGACGAAACGAGCTTTCGGGCACTCCAGGAAGTGCTCGGCGTCATGCTGTCGGACAACCGCCAGGCCTGGGAGTTACAGTCGGACGGCAGCTACATCCAGAGGCGACCGGCAGATGGCGAGGCCGAGCGCAGCACCCACCGCATTTTGACCGAGAACGCGCTGAAAGCTGCTGTAGAAGAAACCGATTAG
- a CDS encoding DUF3067 family protein, producing the protein MTGRELQQLLVAKWGRSFDVQLRRVRGRIFVQVMWRYAEQVSFPLSETEYLDRLDTIAAYLEALGGAAQFADYLISTRERPRLGKAVSVPLELGDRASEWLLDEV; encoded by the coding sequence ATGACCGGACGTGAATTGCAGCAACTGCTCGTTGCCAAATGGGGGCGCTCGTTCGACGTGCAGTTGCGGAGAGTGCGCGGGCGAATTTTCGTCCAGGTTATGTGGCGCTATGCCGAGCAGGTCTCGTTTCCGCTCTCTGAAACAGAGTATCTAGATCGCCTCGACACGATCGCGGCTTATCTCGAAGCCTTGGGCGGGGCCGCACAGTTTGCCGATTACTTAATATCGACGCGCGAGCGTCCGCGCTTAGGCAAGGCCGTTAGCGTGCCATTAGAGTTGGGCGATCGCGCGTCGGAATGGCTTTTGGACGAGGTTTAG
- the petC gene encoding cytochrome b6-f complex iron-sulfur subunit, which produces MAQLSASNSDVPDMGRRQFMNLLAFGTISGVALGALYPIVRYFIPPSSGGTGGGLTAKDKLGNDLVASSFLGAHGAGDRVLAQGLKGDPTYVIVTEDAEIASYGLNAVCTHLGCVVPWNANENKFICPCHGSQYNAAGKVVRGPAPLSLALVNTTVSEEGKVVFSPWTDTDFRTGESPWWS; this is translated from the coding sequence ATGGCTCAACTGTCTGCTTCCAACTCCGACGTTCCCGATATGGGGCGTCGCCAGTTTATGAATCTACTGGCATTCGGAACAATCTCGGGGGTTGCTCTGGGCGCGTTGTATCCGATCGTGCGCTATTTCATTCCACCGTCCTCTGGCGGCACGGGTGGTGGCTTAACGGCAAAGGACAAGCTAGGAAACGATTTGGTCGCGAGCTCCTTTCTTGGCGCACACGGTGCAGGCGATCGCGTTCTGGCGCAGGGGCTGAAGGGCGACCCAACCTACGTGATCGTGACCGAGGACGCAGAGATTGCGAGCTACGGTCTGAACGCGGTGTGCACCCACCTGGGCTGTGTGGTGCCTTGGAACGCCAACGAGAACAAGTTCATTTGCCCCTGCCACGGCTCGCAGTACAACGCTGCGGGCAAGGTCGTCCGCGGTCCTGCGCCGTTGTCGTTGGCGCTGGTCAATACGACCGTCAGCGAAGAGGGCAAGGTTGTCTTTAGCCCCTGGACAGACACCGACTTCCGCACGGGCGAGTCGCCGTGGTGGTCGTAG
- the petA gene encoding cytochrome f, which yields MMRKSAIQLALVALAAIVLAFAQPQPAAAYPFWAQETAPDTPREATGRIVCANCHLAEKPAEVELPLSVLPDSVFEAVVKIPYDASSQQVLGDGSKGGLNVGAVLMLPEGFKIAPPDRISPELQERVGDVYFQPYAEGQENVVLVGPLPGDEHKEIVFPVLAPDPATDKNVNFGKFAVHLGANRGRGQVYPTGQKSNNTVYTAAKAGKIDSITDTGFGYEVAISSEDGSTVTESIPPGPKLLIAEGDAVAAGTALTTNPNVGGFGQEDAEIVLQSPTRILGLLAFIGGLMLAQLFLVLKKKQVERVQAAEMDF from the coding sequence ATGATGAGAAAATCGGCGATTCAGTTAGCACTCGTCGCGCTCGCGGCGATTGTTCTAGCGTTCGCGCAACCCCAGCCGGCAGCAGCTTATCCGTTTTGGGCCCAGGAGACGGCCCCGGATACGCCGCGCGAGGCGACCGGTCGTATTGTTTGCGCGAACTGCCACTTGGCAGAGAAACCGGCTGAGGTCGAGCTGCCGCTGTCGGTGTTGCCCGACAGCGTTTTCGAGGCCGTGGTGAAGATTCCGTATGATGCAAGCTCCCAGCAAGTGCTCGGCGATGGCTCTAAGGGCGGACTGAATGTCGGCGCGGTGCTTATGCTGCCCGAGGGATTCAAGATCGCACCGCCCGATCGCATCTCACCGGAGCTGCAGGAGCGCGTGGGCGACGTGTACTTCCAACCCTACGCCGAGGGTCAGGAAAACGTAGTGTTGGTGGGTCCGCTGCCCGGTGACGAGCATAAGGAAATTGTTTTCCCGGTGCTTGCACCCGATCCAGCCACGGACAAGAATGTAAATTTCGGCAAGTTTGCCGTCCACTTGGGTGCCAATCGCGGTCGCGGTCAGGTTTACCCGACGGGTCAGAAGAGCAACAACACTGTTTACACAGCAGCGAAAGCCGGCAAGATCGACAGCATCACCGACACCGGTTTTGGATACGAAGTGGCGATCTCGTCCGAGGACGGCAGCACTGTAACTGAATCGATTCCGCCGGGACCGAAGCTACTCATTGCGGAGGGCGATGCGGTTGCAGCCGGTACCGCACTGACGACCAATCCGAATGTAGGTGGCTTCGGTCAGGAAGATGCTGAGATCGTGCTGCAAAGTCCGACGCGCATCCTCGGATTGCTAGCCTTCATCGGCGGTTTGATGCTCGCTCAGCTCTTCTTAGTCTTGAAGAAGAAGCAAGTCGAACGCGTCCAAGCTGCCGAAATGGACTTCTAG
- a CDS encoding GNAT family N-acetyltransferase — translation MQLLASVADDVFDDAIDSRRAKKFPSDPGHHLVVALVDSQIIGFASTVHYLHPDKPSPELWVNELGGAPPFRKQGVATLCSKCSLKSQPGSAAMLFGYLQNATRQRQ, via the coding sequence TTGCAGCTTCTAGCATCCGTTGCCGATGATGTCTTCGATGACGCTATTGACAGTCGACGTGCAAAGAAATTCCCCTCCGACCCAGGGCACCACTTGGTTGTAGCTTTGGTCGACAGCCAGATTATTGGCTTTGCCTCGACCGTACACTACTTGCATCCAGACAAGCCGTCACCTGAACTATGGGTGAACGAACTCGGCGGAGCACCGCCGTTCCGAAAGCAAGGGGTTGCAACCTTATGCTCAAAATGCTCTTTGAAATCTCAGCCAGGCTCGGCTGCTATGCTGTTTGGATACTTACAGAACGCCACAAGACAGCGGCAATGA
- a CDS encoding D-alanyl-D-alanine carboxypeptidase: MPVFDELIELPFFSSDSIFHWCECLLPSRRLLPPSRAQTALITGLAMGAIGLPTLFDSYRVPLVPLQPLAWQLVRYFELPPVPDPSVEALLEQYLARLRERDIDSDAQGICIASAWGELAGHRSREPLPVASLTKLATTYAALQVWELEHRFVTRVRATGVLLEDGTLTGDLLVLGEGDPLFVWEEAIAIGNALNELGIRQVQGDLVVVGEFAMNFRRDRIAAQSLQQALDARRWSAAVKAAYRRLPDGTPRPEIAIRGLVRASPKMPSNSQLLLERESLPLVQVLKLMNAYSNNAVADALTDALGGAEVVAAQTIAATGVSASEVQLINGSGLGAANLISPRATCRILIAIARHLASSSLTLADVLPVARLDAVGTLVDRELPSGVAAKTGTLWNVSSLAGVIPFAAREDSLYFAIANTEGPLEQFREEQDWLVAGLARSQVVEPLPTSEEATPAYGDPERNR, translated from the coding sequence ATGCCCGTTTTCGACGAGCTAATCGAATTGCCTTTCTTCAGCTCCGACTCGATTTTCCACTGGTGCGAATGCCTGCTGCCATCGCGCCGACTCCTGCCTCCTTCGAGGGCGCAGACGGCGCTCATTACGGGTTTGGCAATGGGCGCGATCGGGCTGCCGACTCTGTTTGATAGCTATCGAGTACCACTCGTGCCGCTGCAACCTCTGGCATGGCAGTTGGTACGATATTTCGAGCTGCCGCCCGTCCCCGATCCGTCGGTTGAAGCCTTATTAGAACAATATTTGGCGCGCCTGCGCGAGCGCGACATCGATTCGGACGCGCAGGGCATCTGCATCGCCTCGGCCTGGGGAGAGCTAGCCGGACACCGCAGCCGCGAGCCCTTACCCGTAGCATCCCTAACCAAATTGGCAACCACCTACGCGGCGCTCCAGGTTTGGGAGCTCGAGCACCGCTTCGTCACGCGCGTGCGAGCTACGGGTGTATTGCTTGAAGATGGGACGCTTACGGGCGACTTGCTCGTCCTTGGGGAAGGCGATCCGCTGTTCGTGTGGGAAGAAGCCATCGCGATCGGCAATGCCCTGAACGAATTGGGTATCCGTCAGGTGCAAGGCGATCTGGTTGTTGTCGGCGAGTTTGCCATGAACTTCCGCCGCGATCGCATCGCCGCACAGTCGCTTCAGCAAGCCCTAGATGCGCGCCGCTGGTCGGCGGCAGTGAAAGCAGCCTACCGCCGGCTGCCCGACGGTACGCCGCGTCCGGAAATTGCTATTCGCGGACTGGTACGCGCGAGCCCGAAGATGCCTTCCAATTCCCAACTGCTCCTTGAGCGAGAGTCGCTGCCTTTGGTGCAGGTGCTGAAGTTGATGAATGCTTACAGCAACAATGCGGTTGCGGATGCTCTTACTGATGCTCTCGGCGGTGCGGAGGTAGTCGCCGCGCAAACGATCGCGGCAACCGGCGTGTCGGCATCGGAGGTGCAATTGATCAACGGTTCGGGATTGGGCGCAGCCAATCTCATCTCGCCGCGCGCCACCTGCCGAATCCTCATAGCGATCGCTCGCCACCTTGCCAGCTCATCGCTAACACTCGCCGACGTACTGCCGGTGGCCCGGTTGGATGCAGTGGGCACGTTAGTGGATCGCGAGCTGCCCTCCGGGGTAGCGGCTAAAACCGGCACCCTGTGGAACGTCAGTTCGCTAGCCGGAGTCATACCCTTCGCCGCGCGTGAGGATAGCTTGTATTTCGCGATTGCCAATACAGAGGGACCCCTCGAGCAGTTCCGGGAGGAACAGGATTGGTTGGTTGCAGGGCTAGCGCGATCGCAGGTTGTCGAACCCCTGCCGACTTCGGAAGAGGCGACACCCGCATATGGCGACCCCGAACGCAACCGCTAG
- the plsX gene encoding phosphate acyltransferase PlsX codes for MGSTRAKIAVDAMGGDRAPEEIVAGALRATEELDVDVLLVGDCPRMRSLLGTRADSPHLELVPAEGVIEMDEEPLVALKRKPEASINVAMDLVKQQRAEAVVSAGHSGAAMAAALLRLGRIKGIDRPAIGALLPTMVAGKSVIVLDVGAIVDCRPKYLEQFAIMGTVYSKYVLDVNEPKVGLLNIGEESSKGNDLAARAHKLLAANERIPFIGNAEGRDVLSGEFDVIVCDGFVGNILLKFAEAVGEVMLQIVREELPQGLRGQLGTAMLKPNLRRIKQRMDHAEHGGALLFGVAGICVIGHGSSQAPSIFNAIRFAQEAIDHRVLERIRSYYSNDCEAGTATVARATDG; via the coding sequence ATGGGTTCGACTCGCGCCAAGATTGCTGTTGACGCGATGGGAGGCGACCGCGCTCCCGAGGAAATTGTTGCCGGAGCGCTACGCGCCACGGAAGAGTTAGATGTAGACGTTTTGCTCGTTGGCGACTGCCCGCGCATGCGCTCGCTGCTCGGAACTCGTGCGGATTCGCCGCACTTAGAGCTCGTCCCGGCTGAAGGCGTGATCGAGATGGACGAGGAGCCACTTGTCGCACTCAAACGCAAGCCCGAGGCGTCCATTAACGTGGCAATGGATTTGGTCAAGCAGCAGCGAGCGGAAGCCGTTGTTTCGGCGGGCCACTCCGGCGCGGCGATGGCAGCTGCACTGTTGCGCTTGGGTCGGATTAAGGGCATCGATCGCCCGGCGATCGGTGCACTGCTCCCCACGATGGTGGCGGGCAAATCGGTCATCGTGCTGGACGTCGGCGCGATCGTCGATTGCCGGCCGAAGTATCTCGAGCAGTTCGCGATTATGGGTACGGTGTACAGCAAGTACGTGCTCGACGTGAACGAGCCGAAAGTCGGCTTGCTCAATATCGGCGAAGAATCGAGTAAAGGGAATGACTTGGCGGCGCGAGCGCACAAGCTGCTAGCGGCTAACGAGCGCATTCCATTTATCGGTAATGCCGAAGGGCGCGACGTCCTCTCGGGAGAGTTCGACGTCATCGTCTGCGACGGCTTTGTCGGCAATATTTTGCTCAAGTTTGCCGAAGCTGTGGGCGAGGTCATGCTGCAGATCGTGCGCGAGGAACTGCCTCAGGGCTTGCGAGGGCAGCTCGGAACGGCGATGCTTAAACCCAACCTGCGCCGCATCAAGCAGCGCATGGATCACGCCGAACACGGTGGTGCCCTCCTGTTCGGCGTTGCCGGTATTTGCGTCATCGGTCACGGCAGTTCGCAGGCGCCGTCGATCTTTAACGCTATCCGCTTTGCCCAAGAGGCAATCGACCATCGGGTATTAGAGCGCATTCGGTCCTACTACTCGAACGATTGCGAGGCAGGAACGGCTACGGTGGCTCGGGCTACAGACGGATGA
- a CDS encoding beta-ketoacyl-ACP synthase III: MNHISAGIAFTGSGSAAPAATLDNATLSQRVETSDEWIHSRTGMRDRRIAGPQETLAELAALAGERALAMAGITAVELDLIVLATSTPDDLFGSAVSVQHALGATRAVAFDLTAACSGFVFGMATAAQFLRTGTYRNCLLLGADVLSRWVDWDDRRTCVLFGDGAGAVVMQAVEPARDRLLGFELRSDGTLNHTLNLGFVGEAQPLAGDLTYASGSYRSISMNGREVYRFAVERVPEVISKALFRSQLLPEQLDWLLLHQANQRIMDAVAARLKLAPEQVISNIPRYGNTSAASIPLALDEYVRTGKVTPGHAIAAAGFGAGLTWGAAIFRWGP, translated from the coding sequence TTGAATCATATTTCGGCAGGCATTGCCTTCACCGGTAGCGGTTCGGCAGCACCGGCGGCGACGCTGGATAACGCGACCCTCAGCCAACGGGTCGAGACTTCGGACGAGTGGATTCACAGCCGCACGGGCATGCGCGATCGTCGAATCGCCGGACCCCAAGAAACGCTGGCCGAGCTGGCTGCCCTTGCGGGCGAGCGGGCTTTGGCGATGGCGGGCATCACTGCTGTCGAGCTAGACTTGATCGTCCTCGCCACTTCGACGCCGGACGACCTGTTCGGAAGTGCAGTCTCGGTGCAGCACGCTCTGGGTGCGACAAGGGCAGTGGCATTCGACTTGACGGCTGCTTGTTCGGGTTTTGTTTTCGGGATGGCAACGGCCGCTCAATTTTTGCGAACTGGGACGTATCGCAACTGTTTGCTCTTGGGCGCAGACGTGCTGTCGCGCTGGGTTGATTGGGACGATCGCCGGACCTGCGTGCTATTTGGCGACGGCGCGGGTGCAGTCGTGATGCAAGCAGTAGAACCGGCGCGCGATCGCTTGTTGGGTTTCGAGCTGCGCAGTGACGGTACGCTCAACCACACGCTAAATCTGGGGTTCGTTGGCGAGGCGCAACCACTGGCAGGCGATCTAACCTACGCAAGTGGATCCTATCGATCGATTTCGATGAACGGTCGTGAGGTATATCGCTTTGCGGTCGAGCGGGTACCGGAAGTAATTTCTAAAGCACTGTTCCGCTCGCAGCTCTTGCCCGAGCAGCTCGACTGGCTGCTCCTCCACCAGGCCAATCAGCGCATTATGGATGCAGTGGCAGCGCGTCTCAAGCTCGCGCCGGAGCAAGTCATCAGCAACATCCCTCGGTACGGCAATACCTCGGCGGCGTCGATTCCCTTGGCACTGGACGAGTACGTGCGCACCGGCAAGGTTACTCCAGGTCACGCGATCGCTGCTGCGGGCTTTGGTGCCGGCCTGACGTGGGGCGCGGCGATTTTCCGCTGGGGACCGTAA
- the fabD gene encoding ACP S-malonyltransferase, producing MTKTAWVFPGQGSQALGMDADLTELLTARNRFAIAEEILGWSIPELCHSSEETLARTLYTQPCLYAIACILADVLRDRGREPQLAAGHSLGEYVALYVGQVFDFATGLQLVKRRAELMDAATGGQMVALMKFDRAQLEAVVAQTPNAVLANDNSEQQAVISGTPDAVAAVLEQVKARRVIPLKVSGAFHSPLMGAAAAEFESALEPIPFADASVPVLSNVDPTPEKAGHVLKQRIIAQMTGPVRWREIVLRLGVEEITDVVEVGPGNVLTGLLKRTDPNIALHNARSAATCEAIA from the coding sequence ATGACCAAAACTGCCTGGGTCTTTCCCGGTCAGGGCTCGCAAGCCCTGGGGATGGACGCCGACCTCACCGAGCTGCTGACCGCGCGCAATCGTTTTGCGATCGCCGAGGAAATTTTGGGTTGGTCGATTCCGGAGCTGTGCCATAGCTCGGAGGAGACCTTAGCACGGACCTTATATACGCAGCCGTGCTTGTACGCGATCGCCTGTATTTTGGCGGACGTGCTGCGCGATCGCGGTCGAGAACCGCAACTGGCCGCCGGCCACAGCCTGGGGGAATACGTGGCGCTTTACGTAGGGCAGGTGTTCGATTTCGCAACGGGCTTGCAGTTGGTCAAGCGGCGGGCGGAGTTAATGGATGCAGCGACTGGCGGTCAGATGGTAGCGCTGATGAAGTTCGATCGCGCGCAGCTAGAGGCAGTCGTGGCACAAACCCCTAACGCTGTCCTCGCCAATGACAACAGCGAACAGCAAGCCGTTATTTCCGGCACGCCCGATGCAGTTGCCGCCGTATTAGAACAAGTCAAGGCACGGCGCGTAATACCACTGAAAGTGTCGGGGGCATTTCATTCGCCGCTGATGGGCGCTGCGGCAGCGGAGTTCGAATCGGCGCTGGAGCCGATTCCGTTCGCCGATGCGAGCGTGCCGGTGCTGTCGAACGTCGATCCGACGCCCGAAAAGGCTGGCCACGTCCTCAAACAGCGCATCATCGCCCAGATGACCGGTCCGGTCCGCTGGCGCGAGATCGTGTTGCGATTGGGTGTAGAGGAAATTACCGACGTCGTGGAAGTGGGACCGGGCAACGTACTAACGGGTTTGCTCAAGCGCACCGATCCCAATATCGCCTTACACAACGCCAGAAGTGCCGCGACCTGCGAGGCGATCGCCTAA
- a CDS encoding methyltransferase domain-containing protein, which yields MNAIPDRLSDVVFITTPPEVIAAMLDLAAVRPDDVLYDLGCGDGRIAIAAAERFGARAVGVDINPQRVAEAKENARLAGVGEGVQFYQQDVFASDFSTATVVTLYLMPLHNLKLRSALQQLQPGARVVSLDFDMGDWPPERVVPVTADATLYLWTIGD from the coding sequence ATGAATGCCATCCCCGATCGCCTGAGCGACGTCGTGTTTATTACAACGCCGCCGGAGGTCATCGCGGCAATGCTGGACTTGGCAGCAGTCAGGCCCGATGACGTACTCTACGACCTTGGTTGCGGCGACGGTCGCATTGCGATCGCGGCGGCTGAACGCTTTGGGGCGCGTGCGGTCGGTGTAGACATCAATCCGCAGCGCGTGGCGGAGGCAAAGGAAAATGCAAGGTTAGCAGGCGTCGGCGAGGGCGTGCAGTTTTATCAGCAAGACGTGTTTGCATCCGACTTCAGCACGGCAACCGTCGTGACGCTGTATCTGATGCCGCTACACAATCTGAAGCTGCGTTCGGCGCTGCAGCAGCTCCAGCCAGGCGCGCGGGTGGTGTCTCTTGATTTCGACATGGGCGATTGGCCGCCCGAGCGCGTGGTGCCCGTAACCGCCGATGCAACCCTTTACCTCTGGACAATTGGGGATTAG
- a CDS encoding THUMP domain-containing class I SAM-dependent RNA methyltransferase, with product MTGKQRYFATVARGLEEIAARELQQLGAALVQPEVAGVAFTGDRATLYKANLWLRTVFRVLVPLAEFPCRSAQDLFRGTYAISWEEYLPPHLTLAVYCTGSNRQLNHTHFSALQVKNAIVDRQRQQFGKRSSIDTQEPDVAVHLHIRGDRGTVSLDSSGSSLHRRGYRPAVGHAPLKETLAAGLLALGDWQPELPLLDPMCGSGTLLLEAGAIACNIAPGLFRQEFGFQRWLDFDAELWDRLVFEARQQQRSELPAPIVGSDLDPEAILQCRDNARRCGLGDRLHFECRDLAEVTAPADRGVMICNPPYGKRLGDEEELCELYKQLGDIFKQRFTGWTAYVLSGSKELSKCIGLRASQRLPVYNGPLRCTLLRYELY from the coding sequence GTGACAGGAAAACAACGATACTTTGCGACAGTGGCACGCGGTCTCGAGGAGATCGCCGCGCGGGAATTGCAGCAGCTAGGGGCAGCGCTCGTGCAACCGGAAGTGGCTGGGGTTGCATTCACGGGCGATCGCGCCACGCTCTACAAAGCCAACCTTTGGTTGCGGACGGTATTTCGAGTCTTAGTGCCGCTGGCGGAGTTTCCCTGTCGTTCCGCGCAAGATTTATTCAGAGGAACTTACGCGATCTCCTGGGAAGAGTATTTACCCCCGCATCTCACCCTGGCAGTGTATTGCACGGGCAGCAACCGACAGCTCAATCACACCCACTTCAGCGCGCTACAGGTGAAAAACGCAATCGTCGATCGCCAGCGCCAACAATTCGGTAAGCGATCGAGTATCGACACCCAAGAGCCCGACGTGGCGGTGCATTTACATATTCGAGGCGATCGCGGCACGGTCAGCCTGGATAGTTCCGGGTCGAGCTTACACCGGCGTGGGTACCGCCCAGCAGTGGGGCACGCACCCTTGAAGGAAACCCTTGCCGCCGGACTGCTCGCACTTGGCGACTGGCAGCCGGAGCTGCCCTTACTGGATCCGATGTGCGGGTCGGGGACGCTGTTGCTCGAAGCTGGGGCGATCGCCTGCAACATCGCGCCGGGGTTGTTCCGCCAAGAGTTCGGTTTCCAGCGCTGGTTGGATTTTGATGCCGAGCTGTGGGATCGATTGGTTTTTGAAGCGCGCCAGCAGCAACGGTCGGAATTGCCCGCCCCGATTGTGGGCAGCGATCTCGACCCCGAGGCGATCTTGCAGTGCCGCGACAACGCGCGGCGCTGCGGGTTAGGCGATCGCCTTCACTTTGAGTGTCGCGACCTAGCGGAGGTGACCGCCCCTGCAGATCGCGGCGTGATGATTTGCAATCCGCCCTATGGTAAGCGCCTCGGCGATGAAGAGGAGCTGTGCGAACTTTACAAACAGCTCGGCGATATTTTCAAGCAACGCTTCACGGGTTGGACGGCATACGTTTTATCGGGTAGCAAAGAATTGTCCAAATGCATTGGACTGAGAGCGTCGCAGCGACTACCCGTCTACAATGGCCCGCTTCGCTGTACCCTTTTACGCTACGAACTGTATTGA